Proteins from a single region of Actinomycetota bacterium:
- the metG gene encoding methionine--tRNA ligase, producing MDKETFYITTPIYYVNDVPHIGHAYTTIAADVLSRYHRSKGDKVFFLTGTDEHGIKIQRASEEANKTPKEFVGSIAEKFKEAWASLNISYDNFIRTTDSAHEAAVKAVLQELYDKGHIYKGNYEALYCVGCEQFKMKSDLVDGKCPDHKVAPEVRSEECYLFRLSAFEERIKELIESETFKIMPLERRNEVLSFITTEGLSDISISRDKEKVHWGIDLPFDPSHTTYVWIDAFLNYLTGLGWPNNEANLNTFWPPSVQLMAKDILRVHATIWIAILLALELETPREYFIHGYFTVDGQKMSKSLGNVINPVALCEEYGADVIRYFILSEFPFGTDGDFSIKRLEEAFNSDLANDFGNLLHRSVSMMFKYYDGIIPAPSGADEGADHELKSLIEEVKGNLPGLYADLRFKEILAEIWLIIRRANKYIDEVAPWSLFKEKNEERLASVMYNTLEAIRISASLVAPFMPEVSARILGQLGADQQAVPSLSFGHLEPDTVVEKGEPLFPRIDLAAKA from the coding sequence ATGGATAAAGAGACCTTCTATATAACCACTCCTATATATTACGTTAACGATGTGCCCCATATCGGCCACGCCTACACCACCATCGCGGCCGATGTCCTCTCCCGCTACCACCGGAGCAAGGGCGATAAGGTCTTCTTCTTGACCGGAACCGATGAGCATGGCATCAAGATTCAGCGGGCTAGCGAAGAGGCGAATAAGACCCCCAAGGAGTTTGTGGGCTCAATTGCCGAAAAATTCAAAGAGGCCTGGGCGAGCTTGAACATCTCCTATGACAATTTCATCCGCACGACCGACTCCGCTCACGAGGCGGCCGTCAAAGCGGTTTTGCAAGAGCTATACGACAAGGGCCACATATATAAAGGCAACTATGAGGCCCTCTATTGCGTCGGATGTGAGCAGTTCAAGATGAAGAGCGATCTTGTCGATGGCAAGTGCCCCGACCACAAAGTGGCTCCCGAAGTTAGATCGGAAGAGTGTTATCTCTTTCGCCTCTCTGCCTTTGAGGAGAGGATAAAGGAGCTCATCGAGAGCGAGACTTTCAAGATAATGCCGCTGGAGAGGCGAAACGAGGTTCTCTCCTTCATCACCACAGAGGGGCTTTCCGATATCTCTATCTCTCGCGACAAGGAAAAGGTTCACTGGGGGATCGATCTTCCTTTCGATCCATCCCACACAACTTACGTCTGGATAGACGCCTTTCTCAATTATTTGACCGGCCTGGGCTGGCCAAATAATGAGGCAAATCTTAATACCTTCTGGCCGCCGTCCGTCCAACTGATGGCCAAGGATATCCTGCGCGTTCACGCGACCATCTGGATCGCCATCTTACTCGCTTTGGAGCTTGAGACGCCCAGGGAATACTTCATTCACGGATACTTTACGGTCGATGGGCAGAAGATGAGCAAATCGCTTGGCAACGTCATAAACCCGGTCGCCCTCTGCGAAGAGTACGGAGCCGATGTCATCAGATACTTCATCCTGTCCGAGTTTCCCTTTGGGACCGACGGCGACTTTTCGATAAAGAGGCTGGAGGAGGCCTTCAACTCCGATCTGGCCAACGATTTCGGCAATCTCCTTCACCGCAGCGTCTCGATGATGTTTAAGTATTACGATGGAATAATTCCCGCCCCAAGCGGAGCGGACGAGGGGGCCGACCACGAGCTCAAATCCTTGATCGAAGAGGTCAAAGGGAATCTACCCGGACTCTATGCTGATCTAAGATTCAAGGAGATTTTGGCCGAAATCTGGCTGATTATTCGGCGGGCCAACAAATATATAGATGAGGTGGCCCCCTGGTCTCTCTTTAAAGAGAAGAATGAGGAGCGCCTGGCCTCGGTCATGTATAACACGCTGGAAGCCATCCGCATAAGCGCAAGCCTGGTTGCTCCCTTCATGCCCGAAGTTTCAGCCCGCATCTTGGGCCAACTTGGAGCGGACCAGCAAGCCGTCCCAAGCCTCTCCTTCGGCCATCTTGAGCCGGACACCGTGGTCGAAAAGGGCGAGCCGCTCTTTCCCCGGATCGATCTTGCCGCCAAGGCATAA